GACCGACGAGGAGCAAGCGTTCCTGCGCGAGCCCGGTTCGTCGTTCTGACGTGCGGGGCGGCGGGGCGGGCGTGAAGCCGCGTTCGCGCGCCGTTCGGGCGGGGAGAGGGGGCGCGTAGGCCGGACCTGACGACGGCGCCGGCGTGCGGCGCCGTCCTGTATCACTGCGCGTTGTGCTGTTCGGGCGTGCGCACGTAGACGCGCAGCAGTTCCTCGTCGTCGCCCGGGCGCGCGCCGGTCCAGAACAGTTTCCATTCGCTGCCCGGCGCGGGGTCCACGGCCCGCACGCCTTGCACGATCATCCATGTACAGCGCGTCGTTTTCGCGTCGTTGATCGGCGTGTGCAGGATGCCGGAGAAGTAGTACAGCATCGGCGCTTCCGATTCGCCGAGCCCATGCAGGCTCGCCATGCAGTCGCCTTCGTTCCATTCGAGCGCGAGATGCGTGTTCAGGTCGTCGAACACCGACCGGTAGCTCTTCGCGATGTCGAGCCACGGCAGCAGCAGCGTATAGACGAGCCCCCACGCGACCAGCGCGCCGGCCCCCCACGACAGCGCGCCGCGCCACCGGCCGGTCATACGCAGTTTCGGCAGCAGCCACAGCCAGCCGACCGTCAGCACGAGCGCGCCGATCACGAACCCGGGCACGATCGGCATGGTCCAGTCGAGCGGCAGCCAGCGGCCGAGCGGCGCGAGGCTCGCATGCGATGCACTCGGATCGGCCATCACCGCCCAGATCGCCCATGCGAGCGCGACGGCGCTGCCGAACAGCAGGCGGCTCAGGTAATCCCATGCGAGATGCAGCCCGCGCGGCAGACGCTCGATCGCCTGCGCGGCGACCAGCGCGAGCGGCGCGAAGAACGGCAGGATGTAGAGCTGGCGCGAGGTCGCGGACACTTGCAATACCGCGAGGCCGATGCCCGCGAACAGCACGGGCAGCGCGATACGCGGCGTGCGCCAGTCGCGCCATGCCCCGCGCGCCAGCGCGGCGATCGCGAGCGGCGCCACGGGGAAGCCGAGCAGCAGGAACGCGCGCAGGATGAAGAACGGCTTGTCGTTCTCCGCGCCGAGCTCGGGCACCGAGAAGCCGAAGAAGCGGCCGACGTTGTTGTCCCAGAACCACGTCATGAACAGCGTCTCGGAGCGCAGGAACAGCGCGGTCGGCCAGATCAGCGCGAACGGCGCGAACACCAGCGCGGCAACGCCGAGCGCCCGCGCGAACGAGCGCGTACGGCAGGCGGGGTAGAGCACCAGCGCGCCCATGAGCGTGGCCGCGAACACGAGCGGCACGAACAGTCCCTTCGCCATCAGCGCAATGCCGACGCCCGCGCCGAAGATCGGCGCGGCCCAGCGGCCCGACGGCCGCACCGGCAGCCCGTGCCGCAATTGCCGCGCGCGCGCGACGTGCTGCATCACGAGTTCGAGCAGCCCGCAGAAGCCCATGGCGGTGCCGGCGAACAGCGCGACGTCCGTCATCATGTCGTGCACGTGCTTGATGACGACGAGCGTGCCCGCGCTCAGCACGACCGGCCCGATCACGCGCAGGTCGAGCCAGCTGTCGGCCCGGCTGGCGCTGCGCGCCGCGCGCGCGATGAAGCCGAACGCGAGCGCCGCGAACAGCGCGCTCGCGAGCCGCGCCGCGTCGTGCAGCGGCATCACGCGCTGCAGCAGCCACGCGAGGCTCGTCGCGACCCACGCGTAGAGCGGCGGTTTTTCCATGAACGGCAGGCCAGCGTTGGTCGGCACGACGAAGTCGCCGGTCTCGAGCATGTGCTGGATGATGCCGAACGTATAGGTTTCGTCCTGCTTCCACGGGTCGTGGCCGAGCACGCCCGGCAGCACGTATGCGCAGACCAGCGCGGCGACCAGCAGCCATGCCTGCCAGCCGAGCCGGATGACGTGACCGCGGGCGGTATTCGTCGCGCTGGCGCCGGCCACGGCGGGCGTGCCGGCGGCATTGAGCGTCGCGCTGAGGTCGGTGTCGGCGGCTGTTCGGGTGTGCTGGGCCGAAGCGGGCACGGCCGTGCGTCGCCGGCCGGGCGCTGCGGTTCCTGGCATGGAAAAGATCTCGGTCGGGTCAAGCCGGTCCGGCGACATGGGCCGGAACCGATAAGGGTCGCATCAAGGCGAGATGACAGCCGGATGACCGACTGTTTGGCGTGGCGCTAGTAGACCACGGATTTCTTACGGATGTTTACTGAAACCGTCAGGATATTGTGGAGATTTGTGGTGTCGTGACCACGAAACGCTTCAGTCGGTCCGTTTTGGGCCTTTTGGGGCGCGATTATCGGCCGCCGCCGACGTCGAGCAGGGCGCCTGTCGTATAGGACGCCGCGTCGCCGAGCAGCCAGACGATCGCTTCGGCGATTTCCTGCGCTTCGCCCGCCCGGCCGAGCGGCGTCTGGGCGCCGAGGCGCGCCGCACGGCCCGGCTGGCCGCCGCTCGCATGGATATCGGTCTCGATCAGGCCGGGGCGGACCGCGTTGACGCGCACGCCGCGCGGGCCGAGTTCCTTCGCGAGGCCGATCGTCAGCGAATCGATCGCGCCCTTTGAGCCCGCGTAGTCGACGTATTCGTTCGGCGAACCGAGCCGGGATGCGATCGACGACACGTTGACGATCGCGCCGCCGCGGCCGCCGCGGTCGGTGGACAGCCGGCGCGCGGCTTCGCGCGCACACAGGTACGCGCCGAGCACATTGGTGTCGAACATCCGCCGCAGCCGGTCGGCCGGCATGTCGGCGAGCGGCATCGACGGCGCGACGATCCCCGCATTGTTGACGAGCGCGTCGAGACGACCGAACGCTGCCACGACGGTGTCGAACATCGCGATGACGTCCGCTTCGTCCGCGACATCGCCGGCGACGATGCACGCGCGTGCGCCGGCGTCGCGCACGGCTTGCGCGGTCAGTTCGGCTGCCGCCGCGTCGCGCGCGTAGTTGATGCCGACGTCCCAGCCGCGCTCGGCCGCGAGCAAGGCGGTCGCGCGGCCGATGCCGCGGCTCGCGCCCGTGATGAGGACAGCCTTGCGCTCGGTCGGTGCAGGCATCGCGTGCGGCTCCCGGTGACGATTACTCGGCGTTACTTGGCCGCATCGGGCGCCCACTTGTCGCGGGCGGGCGGCTGGTAGCGGCGCAGCTGGTCGATCAGCCCGACGGGCTCGGAGTCGATGCACAGCGCGTCGAAATAGGCCGGGCGCATGAAGCCTTCGTCGACCGTATGGCGCAGCAGCGCGATCAGCGGATCGTAGAACGAATCGATGTTGTACAGCGCGACCGGCTTGCGGTGATAGCCGAGCTGCGCCCACGTATAGACCTCGAACAGTTCCTCGAGCGTGCCGGCGCCGCCGGGCATCGCGACGAATGCGTCGGCGAGGTCGGCCATCATCTTCTTGCGATGGTGCATGTCGGGCACGACGTGCAGTTCCGACAGCCCGGCATGGCCGACTTCCTTGTCGACGAGCAGTTCGGGGATCACGCCGACCGCACGGCCGCCGGCCGCCATGACTTCATCGGCGATCACGCCCATCAGTCCGACGCGGCCGCCGCCGTAGACGAGCGTGAGGCCCGCATCGACGAGGGCGCGGCCGAACGCGCGCGCGGCGTCCGCATAGACGGGCCGCACGCCGGGCGACGAGCCGCAGTAAACGCAGACTGCCTTCATTGCTTGGGGTCCCTGGCGGCGGGCTTGGCGGTGACCGGGCTGCCCGCGGGGCGGGGCGAACCGTCGCGCGGCGGCAGGTAGTCGGTGAACTCGCGCTTGGGCAGCTTGCCGGAGACGAGATCGTCGAACAGCTGGCGCGAACGGCCGCGCAGGTAGGGCGCCATGATCGAGATCACGTGCATGCTCACCTGGTGCAGTTCTTCGCGGATCGCATCCTGGTCGTTGTACTTGCGCGGGTGCATCACGTACTGATACGACAGCCAGTACGTCGAGATCACGGCCATGTTGGTTGCAATGACTTCGATCTCGGCGGGCGTCGCGACCATTTCGGCGTCCGACACGAGCAGTTCGCACATGTCGTGCGCGAAGCGCACCTTGTGGCTGATGATCTGCTTGAAGTGCGTCTCGAGCGTGCGATTGCGCGCGAGCAGGTCGTTGAGGTCGCGATACAGGAACCGGTAGGTCCACATGAAGTCGGCCATGTACTGCAGGTACGACCAGGTCTCGTCGATCGTCGGACGGTGATCTTCGGGGAAGCGCAGCCGCCGTTCGATCTGCTGCTCGAACTGCGCGAAGATGCTGTTGATGATGTCGTCCTTGTTGCGGAAATGGTAGTACAGGTTGCCTGGACTGATTTCCATTTCCTCGGCGATCGTCGTGGTCGTGACGTTCGGCTCGCCGATCTCGTTGAAGAGTTTCAACGACAACTCGAGAATCCGTTCGCGGGTGCGGCGGGGAGGTTTCGCTTCCATGTCGTCCGGCCCTGTGTGTGCCGGACTGGCGGGCGCTGCAATCGATGCTGCGAGATTCGTCCGGCGCGGGTTGCTGTTCTAAGTCTAGCGGACGATTATAAACCGCGGTTTCGCCGCTTCGGGCGCATTTCGTGATTGCGATGCATCCGGCGCATGGTGCGCCGCCGCACGCGGACGCTGCCGCATGCGCCGCTAGAACCCGAGCCAGCGCGCGACGACGGGGCCCAGCACGAAGCCCCACGTCGTCACGCACGCGAACAGCGCGACGGTCACGGCCGCGCTGCCGAGGTCCTTCGCACGCTTCGACAATTCATGGCGCTCGAGCGAGATGCGGTCGATCGCGGCCTCGACGCTCGAGTTCAGCAACTCGACGATCAGCACCAGCAGCACCGAGCCGATCAGCAGCGCGCGCGATGCGGCCGGCACCGGTGCGAACGCACCGATCGGCAGCATCAGCGCGGCGAGCGTCAGTTCCTGGCGAAACGCGCTTTCCTCGCGGATCGCGACGCGAAAGCCGTTCAGCGAATGCTTGAGCGCGTACCACGCGCGCGTGATGCCGCGGTGGCGCTTGTACGGGTTCGGCGC
This window of the Burkholderia cepacia GG4 genome carries:
- a CDS encoding TetR/AcrR family transcriptional regulator; translation: MEAKPPRRTRERILELSLKLFNEIGEPNVTTTTIAEEMEISPGNLYYHFRNKDDIINSIFAQFEQQIERRLRFPEDHRPTIDETWSYLQYMADFMWTYRFLYRDLNDLLARNRTLETHFKQIISHKVRFAHDMCELLVSDAEMVATPAEIEVIATNMAVISTYWLSYQYVMHPRKYNDQDAIREELHQVSMHVISIMAPYLRGRSRQLFDDLVSGKLPKREFTDYLPPRDGSPRPAGSPVTAKPAARDPKQ
- a CDS encoding SDR family oxidoreductase, coding for MPAPTERKAVLITGASRGIGRATALLAAERGWDVGINYARDAAAAELTAQAVRDAGARACIVAGDVADEADVIAMFDTVVAAFGRLDALVNNAGIVAPSMPLADMPADRLRRMFDTNVLGAYLCAREAARRLSTDRGGRGGAIVNVSSIASRLGSPNEYVDYAGSKGAIDSLTIGLAKELGPRGVRVNAVRPGLIETDIHASGGQPGRAARLGAQTPLGRAGEAQEIAEAIVWLLGDAASYTTGALLDVGGGR
- a CDS encoding TIGR00730 family Rossman fold protein translates to MKAVCVYCGSSPGVRPVYADAARAFGRALVDAGLTLVYGGGRVGLMGVIADEVMAAGGRAVGVIPELLVDKEVGHAGLSELHVVPDMHHRKKMMADLADAFVAMPGGAGTLEELFEVYTWAQLGYHRKPVALYNIDSFYDPLIALLRHTVDEGFMRPAYFDALCIDSEPVGLIDQLRRYQPPARDKWAPDAAK
- a CDS encoding ArnT family glycosyltransferase, with the protein product MPGTAAPGRRRTAVPASAQHTRTAADTDLSATLNAAGTPAVAGASATNTARGHVIRLGWQAWLLVAALVCAYVLPGVLGHDPWKQDETYTFGIIQHMLETGDFVVPTNAGLPFMEKPPLYAWVATSLAWLLQRVMPLHDAARLASALFAALAFGFIARAARSASRADSWLDLRVIGPVVLSAGTLVVIKHVHDMMTDVALFAGTAMGFCGLLELVMQHVARARQLRHGLPVRPSGRWAAPIFGAGVGIALMAKGLFVPLVFAATLMGALVLYPACRTRSFARALGVAALVFAPFALIWPTALFLRSETLFMTWFWDNNVGRFFGFSVPELGAENDKPFFILRAFLLLGFPVAPLAIAALARGAWRDWRTPRIALPVLFAGIGLAVLQVSATSRQLYILPFFAPLALVAAQAIERLPRGLHLAWDYLSRLLFGSAVALAWAIWAVMADPSASHASLAPLGRWLPLDWTMPIVPGFVIGALVLTVGWLWLLPKLRMTGRWRGALSWGAGALVAWGLVYTLLLPWLDIAKSYRSVFDDLNTHLALEWNEGDCMASLHGLGESEAPMLYYFSGILHTPINDAKTTRCTWMIVQGVRAVDPAPGSEWKLFWTGARPGDDEELLRVYVRTPEQHNAQ
- a CDS encoding diacylglycerol kinase, whose amino-acid sequence is MKRDLNDKTPPPAATTPRHRPFDEEEPHTDADVHAHEPLGPDDGLAPLAPNPYKRHRGITRAWYALKHSLNGFRVAIREESAFRQELTLAALMLPIGAFAPVPAASRALLIGSVLLVLIVELLNSSVEAAIDRISLERHELSKRAKDLGSAAVTVALFACVTTWGFVLGPVVARWLGF